A window of Reinekea marina contains these coding sequences:
- a CDS encoding YIP1 family protein — MSNLNSLVDTFASPVVVFNRIKENTLSAWIPLLILVAATAGVSFWYFLSIDLYQFMEASMIMSGQEVNPEELSQILQAEAIIRWSSASIGAVATLVVYLIIALYFFLMSMLVAEDKIGFGRWMAVVAWGSLPSLISLISIAVSYAMVTPGFELFQALDKTSVASIMGLSFDDANFNVLSTLTLGTVWAYVLYGLGFKVLTRCKPITAVVVGVVPALIQFGLMSL; from the coding sequence ATGAGTAATTTAAACAGTCTGGTCGATACTTTTGCCAGCCCAGTCGTGGTTTTTAACCGCATAAAAGAAAACACATTGTCGGCTTGGATACCACTGCTGATCTTAGTAGCCGCAACCGCCGGAGTGTCTTTTTGGTACTTCCTTAGCATTGATTTATATCAGTTTATGGAAGCCAGCATGATCATGTCTGGACAGGAAGTTAATCCAGAAGAATTGAGTCAAATACTGCAAGCTGAAGCGATTATTCGGTGGTCCTCTGCCAGTATAGGCGCCGTCGCCACCTTAGTTGTGTATCTAATCATTGCGCTTTATTTCTTTTTAATGTCGATGTTGGTCGCAGAAGACAAAATTGGCTTTGGGCGATGGATGGCCGTAGTCGCATGGGGTAGCTTGCCGAGCTTAATATCGTTGATCAGTATTGCGGTATCTTACGCGATGGTTACGCCTGGGTTTGAATTGTTTCAAGCGCTTGATAAAACATCGGTGGCTTCAATTATGGGGCTTAGTTTCGATGATGCCAACTTTAATGTACTTTCTACGCTAACATTAGGAACTGTGTGGGCCTATGTGCTTTATGGTTTGGGTTTTAAAGTACTGACTCGCTGTAAACCAATTACGGCGGTGGTTGTTGGTGTGGTACCTGCGTTGATTCAATTTGGCTTAATGTCGTTGTAA
- the pepN gene encoding aminopeptidase N — MRTDTARTIRLKDYKKPDYTIKKTDLTIQIFENYTQVESTLHMHKNPEVVGFPVLQLNGIDQQIQQIQLDELVLTESDYQYEDELLTVQPGKDEFVFKSITHIKPNENTSLEGLYQSGTMICSQCEAEGFRKITFYLDRPDVMSVFTTRIEADAKQYPILLSNGNPVEQGELAGGRHFATWHDPFPKPSYLFAAVAGDLVRHDDVFVTQSGREVSLRIFAEAHNAHKTDFALDSLKRSMAWDEKRYGREYDLDIFMIVASDFFNMGAMENKGLNIFNSAAVLASPETSSDDRFDRIEAIVAHEYFHNWSGNRVTCRDWFQLTLKEGLTVYRDSQFTADTHNATVKRISDVDMLKAAQFSEDAGPNAHPIQPQEYVEINNFYTATVYEKGAEVIGMIHTILGEALFRQGTDLYFETFDGQAATTDDFIGCMEKVSGHDFTQFKRWYVQAGTPNVAVEESFDANAGQYKLTFTQSCRPTPNQPEKRPFVIPVKMALLSEQGKELPISCDGDFNSDTSVLLLKEATTVVTFSGLNAKPVASLFRDFSAPVTVDMALSDQDQMTLATKDSNAFNRTNALQSVFVEVIRKLNADIDSAIPESVDELIKATLGDGSLVDAVKAQMITLPSFAVLRTMFSPINAQALAFAREKLKRHIAVTFAEQWQQLANSLASAQPYEFNAAEAGRRALHGTAISYWVSSGQVEAINFAEALYRAAENQSDRLNGLQAVLSSDDQERSEKLLTHYYRQWKDDTQMVETWLALNAGQKSFDVAQANALMAHEAFDLTNPNKVRSVLGAFASNFEAFHAGEVGNYQFIAEQIVKLDQVNPQVAARFTKVLESWRVFTEDRGVPMKQALEMIVSTDGLSPDVSELAMNALK, encoded by the coding sequence ATGAGAACTGATACTGCACGTACTATTCGATTAAAAGATTATAAAAAGCCAGATTACACCATTAAAAAAACAGATTTAACGATTCAAATTTTTGAAAACTACACGCAAGTTGAATCAACGTTGCATATGCATAAAAATCCCGAAGTAGTGGGCTTCCCTGTTTTACAATTAAATGGCATAGATCAACAAATACAGCAAATACAATTAGATGAACTGGTATTAACCGAATCCGATTATCAATACGAAGATGAGCTGCTTACGGTTCAGCCAGGCAAAGATGAGTTTGTATTTAAAAGCATTACTCACATTAAGCCTAATGAAAATACATCTTTAGAAGGTCTGTACCAGTCGGGCACCATGATTTGTTCTCAATGTGAAGCCGAAGGGTTTCGAAAAATCACCTTCTATTTAGATCGCCCAGATGTAATGTCTGTATTTACGACACGAATCGAAGCGGATGCAAAGCAATATCCAATATTGCTGTCTAACGGAAACCCCGTAGAGCAAGGTGAGCTAGCGGGCGGACGTCACTTTGCAACGTGGCACGATCCGTTTCCAAAGCCTTCTTATTTATTCGCCGCGGTAGCAGGCGACTTGGTTCGTCATGATGATGTGTTTGTAACTCAATCAGGGCGAGAAGTATCGTTACGTATATTTGCCGAAGCGCACAATGCACATAAAACTGATTTCGCGCTCGACTCCTTAAAGCGATCTATGGCTTGGGATGAAAAACGCTACGGTCGTGAATACGATCTTGATATTTTTATGATTGTAGCCAGTGACTTTTTCAACATGGGAGCAATGGAAAATAAAGGTCTTAATATTTTTAATTCCGCTGCTGTGTTAGCGTCTCCTGAAACTTCAAGCGATGATCGTTTTGATCGAATTGAAGCGATTGTTGCGCATGAGTATTTTCATAACTGGAGCGGTAACCGAGTTACCTGTCGAGATTGGTTTCAATTAACCTTAAAAGAAGGTTTAACGGTTTATCGCGATTCACAATTTACCGCTGATACTCATAACGCAACCGTGAAACGCATCAGCGATGTTGACATGCTAAAAGCGGCCCAGTTTTCAGAAGATGCCGGTCCAAATGCGCACCCGATTCAACCTCAAGAATACGTAGAAATTAATAACTTTTACACCGCCACTGTTTATGAGAAGGGCGCAGAAGTAATTGGCATGATCCATACCATCTTAGGTGAGGCATTGTTTCGTCAAGGCACAGACCTCTACTTTGAAACTTTTGATGGTCAAGCGGCTACTACAGATGACTTCATAGGCTGTATGGAAAAAGTCAGTGGGCATGATTTTACTCAATTTAAGCGCTGGTATGTTCAAGCCGGTACACCTAATGTTGCGGTTGAAGAAAGCTTTGATGCCAACGCTGGTCAATACAAGTTGACGTTTACTCAAAGTTGTCGGCCAACGCCAAACCAGCCAGAAAAACGTCCGTTTGTTATTCCTGTAAAAATGGCGTTATTAAGTGAACAAGGAAAAGAGCTTCCGATCTCATGCGACGGAGACTTTAATTCTGACACCTCAGTGTTATTGCTAAAAGAAGCAACAACAGTGGTGACGTTTAGTGGCTTAAACGCTAAGCCGGTTGCCAGCCTTTTCCGAGATTTTTCTGCGCCTGTCACTGTAGACATGGCTTTATCGGATCAAGATCAAATGACGCTCGCTACTAAAGACAGCAATGCATTTAATCGTACCAATGCATTGCAATCTGTTTTTGTGGAGGTTATCCGCAAGCTTAATGCTGATATTGATAGTGCCATTCCAGAATCAGTTGATGAATTGATAAAAGCGACGTTAGGCGATGGTTCATTAGTTGATGCTGTTAAAGCGCAAATGATCACTTTGCCAAGTTTTGCGGTATTGCGAACAATGTTCTCGCCGATAAATGCTCAAGCACTGGCTTTTGCAAGAGAAAAGTTGAAGCGCCACATAGCAGTTACTTTTGCAGAGCAATGGCAGCAATTAGCGAATAGTTTAGCCAGCGCTCAACCTTATGAATTTAACGCTGCAGAAGCGGGCCGAAGAGCGCTTCATGGCACGGCTATTTCCTATTGGGTGAGCTCAGGTCAAGTTGAGGCCATTAACTTCGCGGAAGCATTGTACCGCGCAGCCGAAAACCAATCGGATCGGCTCAACGGCTTGCAAGCGGTGCTGTCTTCAGATGATCAAGAGCGCTCAGAGAAGCTTCTGACACACTATTACCGACAGTGGAAAGACGATACCCAAATGGTTGAAACTTGGTTAGCACTTAACGCTGGGCAAAAAAGCTTTGATGTTGCGCAAGCAAATGCGCTGATGGCGCATGAAGCGTTTGATTTAACCAATCCAAATAAAGTACGTTCAGTGTTGGGGGCATTTGCCTCAAATTTTGAAGCGTTTCACGCTGGAGAGGTTGGTAATTATCAGTTTATAGCGGAGCAAATTGTGAAACTTGATCAGGTTAACCCACAAGTTGCAGCACGCTTCACCAAGGTGTTGGAGAGCTGGCGCGTCTTTACTGAAGATCGCGGAGTGCCCATGAAACAAGCCTTAGAAATGATCGTTTCTACAGATGGTTTGTCACCAGATGTGAGCGAACTGGCCATGAACGCATTAAAGTAA
- a CDS encoding DUF2797 domain-containing protein, whose protein sequence is MTMDMFASHQGSDAIASGLLRKMPVRWSESLPVQYTLLVGENKVPLNEKIGQKIRLEHTGEIRCLHCNEVTKKSFGQGYCYKHFMALAQNDACIMSPEKCHYDQGTCREPEWGERNCMQSHYVYLSNASGLKVGITRGGQIPTRWIDQGATQAMVIARVSTRLLAGLVEVIFKQHVADKTNWRTMLKGTAETLDLAQERDRLVELARPQLDELIAEHGIISVQLLGHGDPFNFEFPVQQYPEKVTSFNFDKDPNVEGTLLGIKGQYLILDTGVINIRRFGGYQVNLY, encoded by the coding sequence ATGACAATGGATATGTTTGCGTCACATCAAGGCTCTGATGCCATCGCCAGCGGACTCCTAAGAAAAATGCCGGTACGCTGGAGCGAATCGTTACCCGTGCAGTACACCTTGCTGGTGGGCGAAAATAAAGTGCCTTTAAATGAAAAAATAGGCCAAAAAATACGCTTAGAACATACGGGTGAAATCCGTTGTTTGCATTGTAATGAAGTGACCAAGAAAAGTTTTGGTCAAGGCTACTGCTATAAACACTTTATGGCGTTGGCGCAAAATGATGCTTGTATTATGTCGCCAGAGAAGTGTCACTACGACCAAGGAACATGCAGAGAGCCTGAATGGGGCGAGCGAAACTGCATGCAGTCGCACTATGTTTATTTATCGAATGCCAGTGGATTAAAAGTTGGTATTACTCGAGGCGGTCAAATACCCACACGATGGATAGACCAAGGTGCCACTCAAGCTATGGTCATCGCGCGCGTGTCTACTCGTTTATTAGCTGGCTTAGTTGAAGTGATTTTTAAGCAGCACGTTGCGGACAAAACAAACTGGCGCACCATGCTTAAGGGTACGGCAGAAACACTCGATTTAGCGCAAGAGCGTGATCGTTTAGTTGAGTTAGCGCGACCTCAGTTAGATGAGCTGATTGCAGAACATGGCATTATTTCTGTTCAATTGTTGGGTCACGGAGATCCGTTCAACTTTGAATTTCCCGTACAGCAATACCCTGAAAAAGTCACCAGCTTTAATTTTGATAAAGATCCTAATGTGGAAGGGACTTTGCTGGGTATAAAGGGGCAGTACCTAATTTTAGACACCGGAGTCATAAATATACGACGCTTCGGTGGTTACCAAGTCAATCTATATTAA
- a CDS encoding YeaC family protein: MNFDQLAQNMTPDIYSRIRESVELGRWPNGVALTKEQKGLCIEAMLKYEISHNIPEHQRTGYLEQACKSSSESIPTVDVTDDQEASL; encoded by the coding sequence ATGAATTTTGATCAACTCGCCCAGAATATGACGCCCGATATCTACAGTCGCATACGTGAATCGGTTGAGCTAGGTCGTTGGCCAAACGGCGTTGCTTTGACTAAAGAGCAAAAAGGCTTGTGCATAGAGGCAATGTTAAAATATGAAATTAGCCATAATATTCCAGAGCATCAACGCACAGGTTATTTAGAGCAAGCGTGTAAGTCGAGCAGTGAAAGTATACCGACCGTTGATGTCACCGACGATCAGGAAGCTAGCTTATGA
- a CDS encoding NAD(+) kinase — protein MVRSTSYLWYAMSILFTCYDSMTTNNEVMQFTKVGIFGRLDSQSVEKSITKLMQLLQDLNKECQIEHSIANVLTKVQGKAASRQDIGEWADLIIVVGGDGTFLSAARDVAQFEVPMLGVNRGRLGFLTDIMPSQMDRQVRDVFKGEFNTEDRFLLLAQIIRNGKVVGENCALNDVVLHPGKSIRMIEFDLEINGQFVYNQRSDGLIVSTPTGSTAYAMSAGGPLMHPSMDALILVPMFPHSLNNRPLVVGAESNLTIKVDHYNDTPPHVSLDAQNHLTMEQGDELRITKYPKTLTLIHPTEHNYYDICRNKLGWSRKVENEEQDPDL, from the coding sequence ATGGTTCGTTCAACTTCTTACCTCTGGTATGCTATGAGCATATTATTTACGTGTTATGACTCTATGACAACGAACAATGAAGTTATGCAGTTTACAAAGGTCGGTATTTTCGGGCGTTTAGACAGCCAAAGTGTTGAAAAATCGATCACTAAGCTCATGCAGTTGCTGCAAGACCTCAATAAAGAATGCCAAATTGAACACTCAATTGCTAATGTGCTCACAAAGGTTCAAGGCAAAGCAGCCAGTCGTCAAGATATTGGTGAATGGGCCGATCTTATCATTGTCGTTGGCGGAGATGGCACCTTCTTGTCTGCTGCACGCGATGTCGCCCAATTTGAAGTACCCATGCTGGGTGTTAACCGAGGTCGCCTTGGCTTTCTCACCGACATAATGCCATCACAAATGGATCGGCAAGTGCGTGACGTCTTTAAAGGTGAGTTTAATACCGAAGATCGATTCTTACTGTTGGCTCAGATCATACGCAATGGCAAGGTCGTGGGTGAAAACTGCGCATTAAACGATGTGGTATTGCATCCTGGCAAATCGATACGAATGATTGAGTTTGACCTAGAGATTAACGGGCAGTTTGTGTACAACCAGCGCTCCGATGGTTTAATTGTATCAACGCCAACCGGTTCCACAGCCTATGCTATGAGTGCAGGCGGCCCATTAATGCACCCAAGTATGGACGCATTAATACTGGTGCCGATGTTCCCTCATAGCTTAAACAACCGGCCTTTAGTTGTTGGTGCAGAATCAAACCTTACCATTAAAGTCGATCACTATAATGATACACCCCCACACGTTAGCTTAGATGCCCAAAACCATTTAACAATGGAGCAGGGGGATGAACTGCGTATAACCAAATACCCCAAAACGCTGACGTTAATTCACCCAACAGAGCATAATTATTACGATATCTGCCGTAACAAGTTAGGCTGGAGTCGTAAAGTAGAAAATGAAGAACAGGACCCCGATCTATGA
- a CDS encoding DUF1853 family protein — protein sequence MNEPFDEQIILNDLRWVTQAPSLLKPHIQIWPSHQFDADSLIANISEQQIQALIDARQRKLGGYFEQLVFTLFSLNDEYQVLAFNQVIDHQGRTLGEMDLLLEHSGGDIIHLELALKFYLWAESTRPSELNWVGAGLTDFFALKLARLAHHQLRLPNLAIANGSWPKLPKPNRSMLWIPGRLYLPKNKRLCQTETQFTDAPWQINPEALTSYWSETTQPKPYLALVKGDWLQGVPTHAERAMRRFQLPMQFAQANHAPIFILPNNWQNDATTVIDNKQSSYDTLTNKQNRSARPIQ from the coding sequence TTGAACGAACCATTTGATGAACAGATCATTCTAAATGACTTAAGATGGGTCACCCAGGCACCATCACTGCTCAAGCCGCATATTCAAATATGGCCAAGCCATCAATTCGATGCCGACTCTCTTATTGCCAACATCAGTGAACAACAGATACAAGCGCTCATAGACGCACGGCAGCGAAAACTCGGAGGTTACTTTGAGCAGTTAGTTTTTACCCTATTCTCCTTAAACGATGAGTACCAAGTTTTGGCGTTTAATCAGGTGATAGACCACCAAGGCCGTACCTTAGGTGAAATGGATCTGTTACTTGAACACTCTGGCGGCGACATCATCCATTTAGAATTGGCTCTGAAGTTTTATCTATGGGCCGAATCGACACGACCAAGCGAACTGAACTGGGTGGGCGCTGGTCTAACCGACTTTTTCGCCCTTAAATTAGCCCGTTTAGCACACCACCAACTGCGGTTACCGAACCTCGCAATAGCCAACGGCAGCTGGCCAAAACTACCTAAGCCTAACCGCTCTATGTTGTGGATTCCAGGTAGGCTCTACCTTCCAAAAAACAAAAGACTGTGCCAAACCGAAACGCAATTTACAGACGCTCCTTGGCAAATAAACCCAGAGGCGCTAACGTCTTATTGGAGTGAAACTACGCAGCCAAAGCCATACCTTGCCTTAGTAAAAGGCGATTGGTTGCAAGGTGTTCCAACGCACGCAGAACGAGCTATGAGGCGATTTCAATTGCCAATGCAGTTTGCACAAGCGAATCATGCGCCCATATTTATTTTACCGAATAACTGGCAAAATGACGCAACCACCGTAATAGACAACAAACAAAGTAGCTATGACACCCTTACAAATAAGCAAAACCGTTCAGCACGACCAATACAATGA
- a CDS encoding D-hexose-6-phosphate mutarotase translates to MTPLQISKTVQHDQYNELDCLRINNSAACATIFLQGAHITEYSKTQSNNLLFVSKAEPFKATEAIRGGIPICWPWFGPHSTQRNAPAHGFARTRIWQYSLVHESDHRTDILFKLETDGHDIGFPYKATAELLISVGETLAMSLTTTNLGDEPFAISQAMHSYFACENIATVKVTGLTGEQVLDNRNGACKPFPRDFSFYQETDWTVLDKGQPILLSGTGRPAIQLNRLGSRSVVVWNPWLEKASTLSHFQPQEYQSMFCVETTNAGDDTRLIKPKQAHALAMEIQEISAS, encoded by the coding sequence ATGACACCCTTACAAATAAGCAAAACCGTTCAGCACGACCAATACAATGAGTTAGATTGTTTGCGGATAAACAATTCCGCCGCTTGTGCCACCATTTTTTTACAGGGCGCGCACATAACCGAATACAGCAAAACGCAATCGAACAACCTGCTATTTGTCTCTAAAGCCGAGCCTTTTAAAGCAACTGAAGCCATTCGTGGCGGTATTCCTATTTGTTGGCCATGGTTTGGCCCTCACTCAACGCAAAGAAATGCACCGGCACATGGCTTTGCGCGCACACGCATATGGCAATACAGTTTGGTTCATGAAAGTGACCACAGAACCGACATTTTGTTTAAGCTTGAAACAGATGGACATGATATAGGATTCCCCTACAAAGCCACCGCTGAGCTGTTAATCAGTGTCGGTGAAACTCTGGCCATGTCTTTAACCACAACGAACTTGGGTGATGAACCCTTTGCGATAAGCCAAGCCATGCACAGCTATTTTGCGTGCGAAAATATTGCAACCGTCAAAGTTACTGGCTTAACTGGAGAGCAGGTATTAGACAATCGTAATGGCGCATGTAAACCGTTTCCAAGAGACTTTTCATTCTATCAAGAAACCGATTGGACGGTTCTCGATAAAGGCCAACCTATCCTTTTAAGCGGTACCGGTAGGCCTGCAATTCAATTGAATAGGCTCGGAAGCCGTTCTGTGGTGGTCTGGAATCCGTGGCTAGAAAAAGCATCGACTTTAAGCCACTTTCAACCTCAGGAATATCAATCAATGTTTTGCGTTGAAACCACCAATGCCGGAGATGACACTCGTTTGATCAAACCTAAGCAAGCCCATGCTTTGGCCATGGAAATACAAGAGATCAGTGCTTCGTGA
- a CDS encoding DNA-J related domain-containing protein, with product MKHVNHSPRLLSAIDDILSAYPNGVTEYDLMVLLDQQEDSLFPKPNLSDKILLFQHHFMLRHCLYQLQTKYAHQGQYFLDLSLTRIVRKPSSDGEQHLKEYDSLRDYYLDLNNLNKESAASIDAMLDSFWKRLVRVKAAPEAHQTLGLTGQESFKEKQQQYRKLAQQHHPDKGGDAETFQNIQSAWESINKSKS from the coding sequence GTGAAGCACGTTAATCATAGCCCACGCCTGTTGTCAGCTATTGATGATATTTTGTCGGCTTATCCTAATGGGGTCACTGAGTATGATTTGATGGTCTTGTTGGATCAACAGGAAGACTCTTTGTTTCCGAAACCTAACCTCAGTGACAAAATTTTGTTGTTTCAGCACCATTTCATGCTGCGGCATTGCTTATATCAACTTCAAACAAAATACGCCCATCAGGGTCAATATTTTCTCGATCTCAGTTTAACCCGAATAGTTCGCAAGCCCTCCTCAGATGGCGAACAACATTTAAAAGAATATGATTCGCTTAGGGACTACTACTTAGATCTAAATAATTTAAATAAAGAAAGTGCGGCCAGTATCGATGCCATGCTGGATTCATTTTGGAAGCGCCTGGTGAGAGTCAAAGCAGCACCTGAGGCACACCAAACCCTAGGACTTACTGGCCAAGAATCGTTTAAAGAGAAACAGCAGCAATATCGTAAATTAGCGCAGCAACATCATCCTGATAAAGGTGGCGATGCGGAAACTTTTCAGAACATACAGTCAGCGTGGGAAAGCATCAATAAGAGCAAAAGTTGA
- a CDS encoding extracellular solute-binding protein, whose product MKKLALILCALIPSLSMATSISVIHPNHSPSEVKAYKMLQNSLEKVGLTWSSELAETAEFPDSEQIKGLVFQDSETPRMAQINGKELERWYDLGVVRHLTRVADQNRWREFLPDFVYKQIQHRSQIVAVPSGLHVTNTIWASKSIIDQTGLPLDNSWENFLSLLAAIQANGISPIAVIDIPQSDALIFESLLLAEVGAEPYNAVMKDLDSSSLRAIEPAFERVFKKMDQLKPYILRLPADSQSSRLVEAIVAGEAAMTFQGTWLQGAFNLKGLIANQQYYCAQVPGPNEGVVFKLETFAALATNQTGAQQHQEAFAMQVLDKDTQFLLNNYSGALPVTPNTGLEALNECNAELTERITNATATGNIVGSTAYGMNLPIPIGEEVLSIIHDYMKSGSSAAETANHLRKRMKYGSFVIN is encoded by the coding sequence ATGAAAAAACTCGCTTTGATTCTATGTGCCCTCATACCCAGCCTCAGCATGGCCACGTCTATTTCAGTCATTCACCCCAATCACAGCCCTAGCGAAGTTAAAGCATACAAAATGTTGCAAAACTCGCTCGAAAAAGTCGGGCTAACATGGTCGAGCGAACTGGCCGAGACAGCCGAATTTCCAGATTCTGAGCAAATTAAAGGGCTGGTTTTTCAAGACAGCGAAACACCTCGAATGGCGCAAATCAACGGCAAAGAGTTAGAACGTTGGTATGATTTAGGCGTTGTTCGCCACTTAACGCGTGTTGCCGACCAAAATCGGTGGCGTGAGTTTCTGCCAGACTTTGTCTATAAGCAAATACAACATCGTAGCCAAATTGTAGCCGTACCCAGTGGTTTACACGTTACGAACACCATTTGGGCCAGTAAAAGTATTATTGACCAAACGGGCCTTCCGCTCGATAACTCTTGGGAAAACTTCTTATCGCTATTAGCGGCCATTCAAGCCAATGGTATTAGCCCAATTGCTGTTATAGACATTCCACAATCGGATGCGCTAATTTTTGAATCACTGCTGTTAGCTGAAGTGGGTGCTGAGCCATACAATGCCGTCATGAAAGATTTGGACAGTTCTTCATTGAGAGCCATCGAGCCAGCTTTTGAACGCGTGTTTAAAAAGATGGATCAGCTTAAACCTTACATATTAAGATTGCCCGCGGACTCTCAAAGCTCTCGGCTAGTGGAAGCCATTGTGGCCGGCGAAGCCGCGATGACTTTCCAAGGAACTTGGCTGCAAGGCGCATTCAATTTAAAAGGTCTCATTGCGAATCAGCAATACTACTGTGCCCAGGTACCAGGCCCTAATGAGGGTGTCGTATTTAAGCTGGAAACCTTTGCCGCGCTGGCGACCAATCAAACCGGTGCGCAGCAACATCAAGAAGCGTTTGCGATGCAAGTACTCGACAAAGATACCCAATTTTTATTGAACAACTATTCCGGGGCGTTACCGGTTACCCCGAACACGGGTTTAGAAGCGCTGAATGAATGCAATGCTGAACTCACCGAGCGCATCACTAACGCAACGGCAACGGGTAATATTGTTGGCTCTACAGCCTATGGAATGAACTTACCTATTCCTATTGGCGAAGAAGTACTGTCTATCATTCATGATTACATGAAGTCAGGTTCTTCCGCGGCAGAGACTGCGAATCACCTACGCAAGCGCATGAAATATGGCAGCTTTGTGATCAACTAA